Proteins encoded together in one Candidatus Sulfotelmatobacter sp. window:
- a CDS encoding DUF6600 domain-containing protein, with protein sequence MKSRKLWFGILLLGSFGFLLHVSTLVKAQDADDQTQDQDQSPDQDPPGRVARLNFMQGSVSFRPAGEDDWVTAVANRPMVTGDDLWTDEESRAEVHVGSAAIRMSAKTGITFLALDDHATQIRLAQGSIILRVRHVDDDDAYEVDTPNLAFSLLQPGEYRVDVSEDGTQTVADVWHGRGRVTGGGYTYTVIAGQSATFTGNQDHVDYDLSQIPRSDDFDAWAFDRDGHEDGADSANYVSREMTGYEDLDDNGDWSYVAGYGPCWRPRVMAAGWAPYRFGHWAYVGPWGWTWVEDERWGFAPFHYGRWAFVNNGWFWVPGPVVVRPVWAPALVGFVGGGASFRFSAGVGVGWFPLAPGEVYLPGYRVSRAYVNNVNLTNTSVNITEVTKIYNTVIVKHSTTINNVTYVNQHVNNGVTVVSHDTFVNARPVAGNVMRVDAHELAVAPVTHVVAAEPIRSSVTGAGHPVSVRPPAAVVTRAVVAVRTPPPPPWPIEQRQAQAGGHLNEHENQRVLVRPIGAAQPAVANQVGYQNGSAQPSSSGNQQGFRPFTPQSSSNGNSQVRQMPQTQPRTYEMQGSSQPEERNPQPRENRATQPASGFHPPQSQQTQPPVQSTHPLVRPAPPVQERNPQQEQQQEQKFNQWHEARPAPAPRPTPAPKASEAPKPAKKGH encoded by the coding sequence ATGAAATCACGCAAGTTGTGGTTCGGGATACTTCTGCTGGGGAGCTTTGGATTTCTTTTGCATGTTTCGACTCTAGTCAAAGCTCAAGATGCAGACGATCAAACTCAGGATCAGGATCAAAGTCCGGATCAGGATCCTCCCGGGCGTGTCGCTCGGCTGAACTTCATGCAGGGTTCCGTCTCTTTCCGACCCGCCGGCGAAGACGATTGGGTCACCGCCGTCGCGAATCGTCCGATGGTAACGGGCGACGACCTCTGGACCGATGAGGAGTCGCGCGCTGAAGTGCACGTGGGATCGGCCGCGATTCGCATGAGCGCGAAGACCGGAATCACTTTTCTCGCACTCGACGACCACGCCACCCAGATCCGTCTGGCGCAGGGGTCGATTATTCTGCGCGTGCGCCACGTCGATGACGACGACGCCTACGAGGTCGATACGCCGAATCTCGCGTTCAGCCTTTTGCAGCCCGGCGAGTATCGCGTGGATGTGAGTGAAGACGGCACTCAGACAGTTGCCGACGTCTGGCATGGCCGGGGCCGGGTCACGGGTGGCGGTTATACCTACACGGTGATCGCTGGACAGTCCGCGACTTTCACCGGCAATCAGGATCACGTCGACTACGATCTCAGCCAGATTCCTCGCAGCGACGATTTCGATGCGTGGGCATTCGATCGCGACGGTCACGAAGACGGCGCTGACTCGGCGAATTATGTTTCCCGCGAAATGACCGGCTACGAAGATCTCGATGACAACGGCGACTGGAGTTATGTCGCCGGCTACGGCCCCTGCTGGCGGCCCCGCGTTATGGCTGCGGGATGGGCCCCGTATCGCTTCGGCCATTGGGCTTACGTTGGGCCGTGGGGCTGGACGTGGGTGGAAGATGAGCGCTGGGGATTCGCGCCGTTCCACTATGGACGCTGGGCTTTCGTCAATAACGGATGGTTCTGGGTTCCGGGACCGGTTGTGGTGCGGCCAGTTTGGGCGCCGGCCCTGGTTGGGTTTGTGGGCGGCGGCGCGAGTTTCCGCTTCTCCGCCGGCGTCGGCGTGGGATGGTTCCCGCTAGCGCCGGGAGAAGTCTATCTTCCGGGCTACCGCGTCAGCCGCGCTTATGTGAATAACGTGAACTTGACCAACACGTCGGTGAATATCACCGAGGTCACGAAGATTTACAACACGGTGATCGTCAAGCACAGCACGACAATCAATAACGTCACGTACGTGAACCAACATGTGAACAACGGCGTGACCGTGGTTTCGCATGACACGTTCGTAAACGCGCGACCCGTGGCGGGGAATGTGATGCGAGTAGACGCGCATGAACTGGCCGTTGCGCCGGTAACGCACGTTGTGGCTGCCGAGCCGATCCGCAGCAGCGTGACTGGCGCGGGACACCCCGTTTCGGTGCGTCCTCCGGCGGCGGTAGTGACTCGAGCGGTGGTGGCGGTCCGTACACCGCCTCCGCCTCCATGGCCGATCGAGCAACGTCAGGCTCAAGCGGGCGGACATTTGAATGAGCACGAGAATCAGCGGGTCTTGGTTCGTCCGATAGGCGCGGCGCAACCCGCTGTCGCGAATCAAGTCGGATATCAGAACGGAAGCGCACAGCCGTCGAGTTCGGGGAACCAGCAGGGCTTCCGGCCGTTTACTCCGCAGAGCAGCTCCAACGGCAATTCGCAGGTACGGCAAATGCCGCAGACGCAGCCGCGGACCTACGAGATGCAGGGGAGTTCGCAGCCCGAAGAGAGAAATCCGCAGCCACGGGAGAATCGCGCTACGCAGCCGGCGAGCGGTTTCCATCCGCCGCAGTCGCAGCAAACACAGCCGCCGGTGCAATCGACGCATCCCCTGGTGCGGCCTGCTCCGCCCGTGCAGGAGCGCAATCCGCAACAGGAACAGCAGCAGGAGCAGAAGTTCAATCAATGGCACGAAGCGCGTCCAGCGCCCGCGCCCAGGCCTACGCCTGCGCCCAAGGCTTCCGAGGCGCCGAAGCCGGCGAAGAAAGGCCATTGA
- a CDS encoding ATP-binding protein produces MTEAKWPSMNWMDVLWLIFLGGLALLPPVQEIHKQEILLCFGLLQLGEGWLIARVPRRGPVYLVLAKIALATLLIDHTGEITINSSYWPIYFLPVVTAAEYFGPWLTLFWTALASAAYCSYLYLDPAVREYEITEESLGLLAIRILFFFLPAMLVNRFVVENRRQTLRYQELAETLAETNRRLEQAQAEARRSERLAALGALSAGLAHEIRNPLGVIKGSAEMLTQKLGESNPLATELAGYISTETNRLSALVTRFLDFARPLHADLTPRDITAVLDRALNDVAQFWKGSPVRVEKNYADNLPLVPLDESLCEQAFVNIVQNAYDAMSASGGVLRVDVRKAWTNRDGGNIEGVEIRIADTGPGIPVELREQIFNPFVTTKKTGVGLGLSIVSKIIDGHGGSIRVESATEPGGDGASSSSRSNSSKPPLDASGPGARFVIFFPVAAETAGVGESAHLVIS; encoded by the coding sequence ATGACCGAAGCCAAATGGCCCTCGATGAACTGGATGGATGTCCTGTGGCTGATTTTCCTTGGGGGATTGGCGCTGCTGCCTCCAGTCCAGGAGATCCACAAACAGGAAATCCTGCTGTGCTTCGGCTTGCTCCAATTGGGCGAGGGCTGGCTGATTGCGCGTGTGCCCCGGCGTGGTCCGGTTTATCTCGTTCTGGCGAAAATAGCGCTGGCGACGCTGCTCATCGACCACACCGGCGAGATCACCATCAACAGCAGCTACTGGCCAATCTACTTCCTGCCGGTAGTGACGGCGGCTGAGTATTTCGGACCCTGGCTCACACTTTTCTGGACCGCGCTGGCCTCGGCCGCGTATTGCTCTTATCTGTATCTCGATCCTGCGGTGCGGGAATACGAGATTACAGAGGAATCTTTGGGCCTGCTGGCGATTCGTATTCTGTTTTTCTTTCTTCCGGCGATGCTGGTGAATCGCTTCGTGGTTGAAAATCGCCGTCAGACTTTGCGCTACCAGGAGTTGGCTGAGACTCTGGCCGAAACCAATCGCCGCCTCGAACAAGCGCAGGCCGAAGCGCGGCGTTCCGAGCGTTTGGCGGCGCTGGGCGCACTTTCTGCGGGGCTTGCGCACGAGATCCGCAATCCGCTCGGTGTGATCAAAGGCTCGGCGGAGATGCTGACGCAGAAGCTCGGCGAGTCGAATCCTCTGGCCACGGAACTTGCCGGTTACATTTCGACGGAAACGAATCGGCTGAGTGCGCTGGTCACCCGCTTTCTTGATTTCGCGCGTCCGCTGCACGCCGATCTCACGCCTCGCGATATTACCGCAGTGCTCGATCGCGCGCTGAACGATGTGGCACAGTTCTGGAAAGGATCGCCGGTTCGCGTGGAAAAAAATTATGCCGACAACCTGCCCCTGGTGCCGCTGGATGAGAGTTTGTGCGAGCAGGCTTTCGTGAATATCGTGCAGAATGCTTACGATGCCATGAGCGCCAGCGGAGGCGTGCTGCGCGTCGACGTGCGAAAAGCTTGGACGAATCGCGACGGCGGTAATATCGAGGGGGTCGAAATTCGCATTGCAGATACCGGTCCGGGCATTCCCGTCGAATTGCGAGAGCAGATTTTCAACCCGTTCGTGACGACCAAGAAAACCGGGGTCGGTCTGGGGCTCTCGATCGTCTCGAAGATTATCGATGGACATGGGGGCAGCATCCGGGTGGAAAGTGCAACGGAGCCTGGCGGTGACGGCGCGTCAAGCTCGAGCAGGTCAAACTCGAGCAAACCGCCCTTGGATGCGAGCGGTCCTGGCGCCCGCTTTGTGATATTTTTTCCCGTTGCCGCCGAGACTGCTGGGGTGGGCGAATCGGCTCACCTGGTGATCTCATGA
- a CDS encoding alpha/beta hydrolase, translating to MRTRLAVFVICIVSMPALFAQAPKSASFKTSDGVSIHYLEAGSGRAIVFIPGWTMPAWIWQKQIDEFSKSYHVVAVDPRSQGESDQPTFGHLPETRARDYKELVDHLALKQPVLVGWSMACGELVKYAEEFGTENVAGIVLVDGYLSDKPSMEMFTGISGWMNQLQQDRQKQATGFVHSMYKKPQPEDYLQRVVDASMHTPADTAVTLIYNMITVTDFSAGLAKMNRPVLFAYQPESQPTADYLKMHLGDKVRLERFDGDGHALFVDDPEKFNKVLEEFIKSLEK from the coding sequence ATGAGAACCAGACTCGCTGTGTTCGTGATTTGTATCGTGTCAATGCCGGCGCTTTTCGCGCAGGCGCCGAAGAGCGCCTCTTTCAAAACCTCGGATGGCGTCAGCATCCATTACCTCGAAGCGGGCAGCGGCCGCGCTATTGTCTTCATTCCAGGGTGGACGATGCCCGCGTGGATCTGGCAAAAGCAGATCGATGAGTTTTCGAAAAGTTATCACGTGGTCGCTGTAGACCCGCGTTCGCAGGGCGAAAGCGATCAGCCAACATTCGGCCATCTTCCCGAAACCCGCGCCCGCGACTATAAGGAACTCGTCGATCATCTCGCGCTGAAACAGCCGGTGCTGGTCGGCTGGTCGATGGCTTGCGGGGAGCTGGTGAAATACGCGGAAGAATTCGGCACCGAAAACGTCGCCGGCATTGTCCTGGTCGACGGCTATCTTAGCGATAAGCCATCGATGGAGATGTTCACCGGCATCTCCGGCTGGATGAACCAACTCCAGCAGGATCGCCAGAAGCAAGCCACTGGTTTCGTGCACAGCATGTACAAGAAACCGCAGCCTGAGGACTATTTGCAACGCGTGGTCGACGCGTCCATGCATACTCCCGCCGACACCGCGGTCACGCTCATCTACAACATGATTACCGTCACCGACTTCTCCGCGGGCCTGGCCAAGATGAATCGCCCTGTGCTGTTCGCCTACCAGCCCGAGTCGCAGCCCACGGCCGACTACCTGAAAATGCATCTCGGCGACAAGGTCCGGCTGGAACGATTCGACGGCGACGGGCACGCATTGTTTGTGGATGATCCGGAGAAGTTCAATAAGGTGCTGGAAGAGTTCATCAAATCGCTGGAGAAATAG
- a CDS encoding DUF899 domain-containing protein, with protein sequence MSQRTVDNPNVTHKNGTREDSTMKTPSIVSGQEWEAARQQLLVKEKAFTRSRDALAAERRRMPWMAVERKYEFDGPNGKVSLLDLFEGRRQLIVYRAFFEPGVFGWPEHACRGCSLGADQVAHLAHLNARDTTLAWASRAPQADIARLKARMGWEMPWYTMTDNFDKDFGVDEWHGHNVFFRDGERVFRTYFVNSRGDEAMGTTWSYLDITPLGRQETWEDSPEGYPQTPPYKWWNWHDNYDAEPTPNPKWVDILTDPQAAATRRRDEEAKAS encoded by the coding sequence ATGTCGCAACGCACAGTCGATAATCCGAATGTGACACACAAGAATGGAACACGTGAAGACTCGACGATGAAGACACCTTCGATCGTGTCCGGGCAGGAGTGGGAGGCTGCACGGCAACAGCTCCTTGTGAAGGAGAAGGCCTTTACCCGGTCCCGTGATGCGCTGGCCGCCGAGCGTCGACGCATGCCGTGGATGGCGGTGGAGAGAAAGTACGAGTTCGACGGGCCCAACGGTAAGGTTAGCCTGCTCGATCTGTTCGAGGGGCGCAGGCAGTTGATCGTCTATCGCGCCTTCTTCGAGCCCGGGGTTTTTGGTTGGCCCGAGCACGCCTGCCGCGGCTGCTCCCTAGGCGCCGATCAGGTCGCCCACCTGGCGCATCTGAACGCTCGCGATACCACTCTCGCCTGGGCCTCCCGCGCGCCACAGGCGGACATCGCCCGCCTGAAAGCGCGGATGGGCTGGGAGATGCCCTGGTACACCATGACGGATAATTTCGACAAGGACTTCGGCGTCGATGAATGGCATGGCCACAATGTGTTCTTCCGCGACGGCGAGCGGGTGTTCCGCACATACTTCGTCAACAGCCGCGGGGACGAAGCGATGGGCACCACCTGGAGTTACCTGGACATTACGCCGCTCGGTCGCCAGGAGACCTGGGAGGATTCTCCAGAGGGCTATCCCCAGACCCCGCCCTACAAGTGGTGGAACTGGCACGACAACTACGATGCCGAGCCCACGCCCAACCCGAAGTGGGTCGATATACTAACCGACCCTCAAGCAGCGGCCACCCGAAGGCGCGACGAAGAGGCGAAAGCGAGCTAA
- a CDS encoding sigma-54 dependent transcriptional regulator gives MPAILIVEDEAKMRRLLELNLGDDGFTTLSAGDAETGLKLLRENSVDLVLTDLKLPGMNGLEFLQTIKHQNAALPVVVMTAFGSVETAVEAMKAGASDYVLKPFSLTEMRMVIHKELDVRNLREENRTLREALGKRYAHPNVVARSAKMQEVLATVERVAPTNATVLLGGESGVGKDLIARAIHEKSRRASGPFLKINSTAIPENLLESELFGYEKGAFTGAVASKPGKFELADKGTLFLDEIGDVPAVTQVKLLRVLQEREFERLGGTRTVKVDVRLIAATNKDLREALEQGTFREDLYYRLNVVPIDIAPLRERKEDIPDLANLFISRFTGESGKPIEGITPEAMQILVNYHWPGNVRELQNIVERACALAKGNVLGASDIHIDARPAKAASGRGGFLPDGMTLEQWEDEMVQEALRRANGNKSQAARLLGLSRNALRYRLSKIGIADEGEKEA, from the coding sequence ATGCCGGCCATTCTGATCGTTGAAGACGAGGCGAAGATGCGCCGCCTGCTCGAGTTGAATCTGGGCGACGACGGCTTCACTACACTCTCGGCTGGCGACGCCGAAACCGGCCTCAAACTGCTCCGGGAAAATTCGGTCGATCTCGTTTTGACCGACCTGAAACTTCCCGGCATGAACGGCCTCGAGTTCCTGCAGACGATCAAGCACCAGAATGCCGCGCTGCCCGTCGTGGTCATGACTGCATTCGGCAGCGTTGAGACCGCCGTTGAGGCCATGAAGGCCGGCGCCAGCGACTACGTTCTGAAGCCATTTTCGCTGACCGAGATGCGGATGGTGATCCATAAGGAACTCGACGTCCGCAATTTGCGCGAAGAAAACCGGACGCTGCGCGAGGCGTTGGGCAAGCGTTACGCGCATCCGAACGTGGTCGCGCGCAGTGCGAAAATGCAGGAGGTGCTGGCCACGGTCGAGCGCGTTGCGCCGACAAATGCGACGGTGCTGCTCGGCGGCGAAAGCGGGGTGGGAAAAGATTTGATCGCGCGGGCCATTCACGAGAAATCGCGCCGTGCTTCCGGTCCGTTTCTAAAGATCAATAGCACCGCGATCCCAGAGAATCTGCTCGAAAGCGAATTGTTCGGCTACGAAAAGGGAGCGTTCACCGGAGCCGTCGCCAGCAAGCCGGGCAAGTTCGAACTAGCCGATAAAGGCACGCTATTTCTGGACGAAATCGGCGACGTGCCTGCTGTGACTCAGGTGAAACTGTTGCGCGTCTTGCAGGAGCGCGAGTTCGAGCGCCTGGGCGGCACGCGGACCGTGAAGGTCGATGTGCGTCTTATCGCAGCGACCAATAAAGATTTGCGCGAGGCGCTTGAGCAAGGCACGTTTCGCGAAGATCTTTACTACCGCCTGAATGTTGTTCCCATCGACATCGCGCCGCTGCGGGAACGCAAGGAAGATATCCCGGATCTGGCGAATCTTTTTATTTCCCGATTCACCGGAGAGTCCGGCAAGCCAATCGAAGGCATTACCCCGGAGGCGATGCAGATTCTGGTGAATTATCATTGGCCGGGAAATGTGCGCGAGTTGCAAAACATTGTCGAGCGCGCCTGCGCGCTCGCCAAGGGCAACGTGCTCGGCGCATCGGATATTCACATCGACGCGCGCCCCGCCAAAGCGGCGAGCGGTCGAGGTGGATTCCTTCCCGACGGCATGACCCTTGAGCAATGGGAAGATGAAATGGTGCAGGAAGCTCTGCGCCGCGCCAACGGCAATAAAAGCCAGGCCGCACGCCTGCTCGGCCTGTCGCGCAATGCGCTGCGATATCGCCTGTCTAAGATTGGGATCGCCGATGAAGGCGAGAAAGAAGCGTAG
- a CDS encoding DUF6600 domain-containing protein, with amino-acid sequence MAGLAIIMLALSGAFSISTLAQTTEEGPKPSDQPSAPMEIGQPQMGQDKPSAGQAGPDQNGPYQANQDQANQDQANPDDNQPGPQAPPSDMQPSDAQPTEAQPGGPSGEAPAKTDQGVARVSLIHGDVSTQRGDSGDWSAAVLNQPVMTGDKVSVGDNARTELQLDFANILRLGANSKANIANLTRKNIQIQLGQGIANYSVSKDSEAEPEIDTPNVAIHPAHHDGVFRIEVRPDGDTIVIVRQGEAQIATPQGSTEVRAGDMATIRGDADSAQYKISQAPDRDDWDRWNSDRDHMIRNANSWRHTNRYYTGSQDLDAYGSWRNVPDYGDVWVPNEPDGWVPYRNGNWTYEPYYGWTWVGYEPWGWAPYHYGRWFPYGGAWAWWPGPVYAGYNPFWAPAYVSFWGWGAGFGFGFGWGGWGGFGWLPIGPCDWFHPWWGGYRGRFGYVGFHGGFNRFGGFAPLHAGNRFSNIANIRDNHIGRALSTVNAGHFGAGRVTAMAATRSQISGAHMMAGNLPVVPSRASLSASGRAAAPSTVRNSSQRFFGSHNNVARPASFQQQTASLRQTMAANHVGAIPAGGRSFSGQGARESAGVRGATAGSNMQRSSAATTANRDSNRGIGNSGSRNVEGQNGSRTFTPPSNRSPAMGSSGRTNGESNTGSRSVESEHGTAQSSAASRDGFRPFTQQSNIARSNNERSSEASRGAAGESAARGSSGSYWNRTAPSTMTQRSMPGASRPGAAESRGGSYSGGYGRGPSGSRPQLDMHQPIVRAPSYGGYGRGGYGGYGGYHGAPSYGGPGYGGPHGAPSHSAPSFGGGHSSAPSGGHSSGGGGHSSGGGGHSGGGGHGGGHH; translated from the coding sequence ATGGCAGGTTTAGCAATCATAATGCTCGCGTTATCGGGTGCGTTTTCAATTAGCACGCTCGCGCAGACCACCGAAGAAGGACCAAAGCCATCGGATCAGCCGAGCGCGCCCATGGAAATCGGGCAGCCGCAGATGGGTCAAGACAAACCCAGTGCAGGTCAGGCCGGTCCAGATCAGAATGGCCCTTATCAGGCCAATCAAGATCAAGCGAATCAAGATCAGGCCAATCCAGATGATAACCAACCAGGCCCGCAGGCGCCGCCCAGCGACATGCAGCCGAGTGATGCGCAGCCTACCGAGGCGCAGCCCGGTGGACCCTCCGGCGAAGCGCCCGCAAAGACCGATCAAGGCGTGGCTCGCGTTAGTTTGATTCATGGCGACGTTTCTACGCAACGTGGCGATTCCGGCGACTGGTCGGCAGCGGTCTTAAATCAGCCGGTCATGACCGGCGACAAAGTTTCAGTTGGCGACAACGCCCGCACCGAGTTGCAGCTCGACTTCGCCAACATTCTTCGCCTGGGTGCGAACTCCAAGGCCAACATCGCAAACCTGACCAGAAAAAACATTCAGATTCAGTTGGGCCAGGGCATTGCCAACTATTCGGTTTCGAAAGACAGTGAAGCCGAGCCTGAGATTGATACGCCGAACGTGGCGATCCATCCCGCGCATCACGATGGCGTCTTCCGGATTGAAGTACGGCCCGATGGCGATACGATTGTGATCGTGCGTCAGGGCGAAGCGCAGATCGCCACGCCGCAGGGCAGCACGGAAGTTCGCGCGGGAGATATGGCGACGATTCGGGGCGATGCCGACTCCGCACAGTACAAGATTTCACAGGCTCCCGATCGCGACGACTGGGACCGCTGGAACAGCGACCGCGATCACATGATCCGCAACGCCAACTCCTGGCGCCACACCAATCGCTACTACACGGGTTCGCAGGATCTCGATGCCTATGGCAGCTGGAGAAACGTTCCCGACTACGGTGACGTTTGGGTTCCGAACGAACCGGATGGCTGGGTTCCGTATCGCAATGGCAACTGGACCTACGAGCCTTATTATGGCTGGACGTGGGTTGGCTACGAGCCTTGGGGATGGGCGCCTTATCACTACGGCCGCTGGTTCCCCTATGGCGGAGCCTGGGCTTGGTGGCCGGGGCCAGTTTATGCCGGCTATAACCCGTTCTGGGCCCCTGCCTATGTCTCGTTCTGGGGATGGGGCGCCGGCTTCGGCTTCGGATTTGGCTGGGGCGGATGGGGAGGCTTCGGCTGGCTCCCGATCGGACCCTGTGATTGGTTTCATCCATGGTGGGGTGGATACCGGGGACGCTTCGGCTACGTCGGTTTCCACGGCGGCTTTAACCGCTTCGGTGGCTTTGCGCCGCTGCACGCGGGGAACCGCTTCTCCAACATCGCGAATATTCGCGACAACCACATTGGCCGCGCGCTCTCGACGGTCAACGCCGGGCACTTCGGCGCCGGGCGTGTGACGGCTATGGCGGCGACGCGTTCGCAGATCAGCGGGGCGCATATGATGGCGGGCAATCTGCCGGTGGTTCCGTCACGGGCGAGCCTTTCGGCCAGTGGACGCGCGGCAGCTCCGTCAACGGTGCGTAACAGTTCACAACGTTTCTTTGGCTCGCATAACAATGTGGCGCGTCCAGCGTCGTTCCAGCAACAGACGGCAAGTCTGCGGCAGACGATGGCGGCGAACCATGTCGGCGCAATTCCGGCGGGAGGTCGCAGCTTCAGTGGGCAGGGGGCACGCGAATCAGCTGGGGTCCGCGGGGCTACTGCCGGTAGCAACATGCAGCGGTCCAGTGCAGCCACAACCGCTAATCGGGATTCCAATCGCGGGATCGGCAACTCTGGATCGCGGAATGTCGAAGGGCAGAACGGCAGCCGCACCTTTACACCGCCGAGCAATCGTTCCCCGGCGATGGGCAGCTCGGGACGGACAAATGGGGAGTCCAATACGGGTTCCAGAAGCGTGGAATCAGAGCATGGAACGGCGCAGTCTTCTGCCGCCAGCCGCGACGGCTTCCGGCCGTTTACCCAGCAGTCGAACATTGCACGTTCCAACAATGAACGATCCAGCGAAGCTTCGCGCGGGGCAGCCGGCGAATCAGCGGCCCGTGGCAGCAGCGGCAGCTACTGGAACCGCACTGCTCCCAGCACGATGACGCAGCGCTCGATGCCTGGCGCGTCCAGGCCAGGAGCGGCGGAGTCGCGCGGTGGTTCGTATTCGGGCGGCTATGGCCGCGGACCTTCTGGATCGCGTCCGCAGTTAGATATGCATCAGCCGATCGTGCGCGCGCCGTCGTATGGCGGATATGGCCGTGGAGGCTACGGCGGGTACGGTGGCTATCACGGTGCTCCAAGCTATGGTGGGCCAGGCTATGGTGGACCGCACGGTGCTCCCAGCCATAGTGCTCCCAGCTTTGGTGGCGGTCATTCGAGTGCCCCGAGCGGCGGCCACTCGTCGGGCGGCGGTGGACACTCGAGCGGCGGAGGCGGACATTCTGGTGGTGGCGGCCACGGCGGCGGGCATCATTAA
- a CDS encoding long-chain fatty acid--CoA ligase: MSISTLNDIFFAAVGRNLDRMMLYRDAGKWIAISSREFSRNVAGTARTLHSWGIQAQDRVAILSENRPEWSTADMACLLLGAVTVPLYTTLTAEQTAFMLNDSGCRAIFLSSVQQLQKILSILPLTQIEKIVVMDAVDFAGDLAPFAGKCVTMGHMMLQGPEHLDSAMETKARSIAPDDLATIVYTSGTTGASKGAMLTHGNISSNIQCSLLGFDMRPGLVSISFLPLCHITARHLDFALISHGVTLAYCPFLDQLATSLLEVQPTIFVAVPRVYEKIYAQAELKAKGLPKRAIYDWALGVGKDHKPEILEGRTPASRSWKLANRIVFSKIREGMGGRVETFISGGAPLGRELAEWYANVGIRIHEGYGLTETSPVIALNTPTHHRLGTVGKTMPNLEVRIAEDGEILVRGPSIFKGYWNRPEESKAAFVDGQVNDGQVNDGWFKTGDIGNIDADGYLSVTDRKKDLIKTSGGKFIAPQPIENSLKLNPLVGVAAILGDRRKFPAVMVSPNFAALEEWARENNISFTSRPDLIAKPQVQALYEGIVESINGNLARFEKLKRVLLVADEFTVDNGVLTPTMKLKRRVIEERYKRQIDEMYTEAEASAVR; this comes from the coding sequence ATGAGTATTTCCACTCTGAACGACATCTTCTTTGCCGCGGTCGGGCGCAATCTCGACCGCATGATGCTGTATCGCGACGCAGGAAAGTGGATTGCGATTTCCTCCCGCGAATTCAGCCGCAATGTGGCCGGAACCGCGCGCACGCTGCACTCCTGGGGCATTCAGGCACAAGATCGCGTCGCCATTCTCAGCGAGAATCGGCCGGAGTGGTCCACGGCCGACATGGCGTGCCTGCTGCTCGGCGCCGTAACCGTACCGCTCTACACCACCCTCACCGCCGAGCAGACGGCCTTCATGCTGAACGATTCTGGCTGCCGCGCGATTTTTCTGTCGTCAGTGCAGCAACTGCAAAAGATCTTGTCGATTCTGCCGCTAACGCAAATCGAAAAAATAGTAGTCATGGATGCTGTTGACTTCGCCGGCGATCTCGCCCCCTTCGCCGGCAAGTGCGTCACCATGGGCCACATGATGCTACAAGGGCCGGAGCACCTCGACTCCGCCATGGAGACCAAAGCGCGGTCGATCGCCCCCGATGACTTGGCCACGATTGTTTACACCTCGGGAACCACGGGAGCATCGAAGGGCGCGATGCTGACGCACGGCAACATCTCGTCCAATATTCAATGCTCGCTGCTGGGCTTCGACATGCGGCCGGGGCTCGTGAGCATCTCGTTTCTGCCGCTCTGCCACATCACCGCGCGCCACCTGGATTTCGCGCTCATCTCGCACGGGGTCACGCTGGCCTATTGCCCATTTCTGGACCAACTCGCGACGAGCCTGCTTGAGGTGCAGCCGACGATTTTTGTGGCCGTGCCGCGAGTGTATGAAAAGATTTATGCGCAGGCGGAGTTGAAAGCCAAAGGCCTGCCCAAGCGAGCGATCTACGACTGGGCGCTCGGCGTCGGAAAAGACCACAAGCCCGAAATTCTCGAGGGACGCACTCCCGCCTCGCGCAGTTGGAAACTGGCCAACCGGATTGTGTTTTCTAAAATTCGCGAAGGCATGGGCGGGCGCGTCGAGACTTTTATTTCCGGCGGCGCGCCGCTGGGCCGCGAACTCGCTGAGTGGTATGCGAACGTCGGCATTCGCATTCACGAAGGCTACGGCCTTACCGAGACTTCACCCGTCATCGCGCTGAACACGCCAACCCATCACCGCCTCGGCACCGTGGGAAAAACCATGCCGAATCTCGAAGTGCGTATCGCCGAGGACGGCGAAATCCTGGTGCGTGGCCCGTCGATTTTCAAAGGCTATTGGAATCGTCCGGAAGAATCGAAAGCCGCTTTCGTTGATGGCCAGGTAAACGATGGGCAAGTAAATGATGGCTGGTTCAAGACCGGCGACATCGGCAACATCGATGCCGATGGATATCTTTCTGTGACCGATCGCAAGAAAGACCTGATCAAAACCTCCGGCGGAAAATTTATCGCGCCGCAGCCAATCGAGAATTCCCTGAAGCTGAATCCTCTGGTGGGGGTGGCGGCGATTCTCGGCGACCGGCGAAAATTTCCCGCGGTGATGGTGTCTCCTAACTTCGCCGCGCTGGAAGAGTGGGCGCGGGAAAATAATATTTCGTTCACGTCACGCCCCGACCTGATTGCCAAGCCGCAGGTGCAGGCGCTCTACGAAGGCATCGTCGAGAGCATTAACGGGAATCTGGCGCGCTTCGAAAAGCTGAAGCGCGTACTGTTGGTGGCGGACGAATTCACCGTTGACAACGGCGTGCTGACACCCACCATGAAACTAAAACGACGGGTAATCGAAGAGCGCTACAAGCGGCAGATCGACGAGATGTATACGGAGGCGGAGGCCAGTGCCGTCCGCTAG